The segment CTAGAGTGTCTCGAAAAATGGGGCATTGCGTTCCAAGCCGAGTGAAAGGAGAATCGCCATGGCGAAGGAGAAAGGTATAACCTTAGAGCCCACCGCACAGACGGTGATCAGGGGAGCAACCGGCACAAAACCCGTGACCAGCTTCGAGACTGGGAACTACTGGAGTTCCATCACGTCGCAAGACGAAGACGATTTCGATCCGCAATCAGTGAGCCGAGGCAGGTAGGAGGGCACTTGGAGAAGCAAACGAAGGGCCGGCAGCTTTGGGGTTGCCGGCCTTCGTTTTGCCACAGCCTGCCGTCAACGTCGACCACCCCCATCACCTCGCGGCGCTCGGTGTCCTCCAGCACGATCGTGTTCCCCTGTATCCGAACTCTTGCCATACGAACACCTCCTGGACAGGAGGCTAACGCCAGGGAGAGGAACCCGGCGAATTCAAACTGAGGCAGTACCGTCAAGTTGTCGTTGACAAACCGTCTTGGTTTGGTGAATAGGCTATGACAACCATCAAACGCTAACCCCGTAAAGCGTTGCGTTGCGCCAAAAAGCAGGGGGGATCTCATGAAACCGACCGTATTTCGGACTATCGCCGCTCTGTGCCTAGTGGGCGCGTTGCTGGCGCCCGGCATGCTCCACGCCCAGGCAAAACGCGCCATAACCCAGATCGCCGGCGATCTCTATCGCTTCCAGAACAACTTCCACTACTCCGTCTTCCTGGTGACGCCGGAAGGCGTGATCGTCACCGATCCCATCAATGCGGAGGCGGCCACCTGGCTCAAGGCCGAGATCGCCAAGCGATTCAACCAGCCCATCAAGTACCTGATCCTCAGCCACGACCACCGCGACCACAGCGCCGGTGGCGAGGTCTTCGCCGACACTGCGACGGTGATCGCTCACGAGAGAGCCAAGGCCGTGATCATCAACGAACGCCGCCCGACCGCCGTGCCCGACATCACGTTCTCGGACCGCATGACGGTGGAGCTGGGGGGCAGCCGGGTCGAATTGATCTACACCGGCCGCAACCACTCGGACAACTCGATCGTCATGCTGTTCCCCAACGAGCGGACCCTGTTCGCCGTCGACTTCGTGTCGGTCAAGCGTCTGCCCTTCCGCAACCTCTCCGATTCCTACTACCCCGACTGGATCGACTCGCTACGGCGCGTTGAGCGGCTGGACTTCGACATCCTTGCGCCCGGTCACGGGGCCATGGGCATGAAGCGGGATGTCGCCGATCATCGCCGGTACCACGAGAACCTGTACAACGCCGTGGTCGCCGCTGCGCGCGCGGGACAGAGCCTGCAACAGATGAAGGCGTCGATCACCCTCGACGAGTACAGGGATTGGGGTTCCTACGCCGATTGGC is part of the Deltaproteobacteria bacterium genome and harbors:
- a CDS encoding MBL fold metallo-hydrolase gives rise to the protein MKPTVFRTIAALCLVGALLAPGMLHAQAKRAITQIAGDLYRFQNNFHYSVFLVTPEGVIVTDPINAEAATWLKAEIAKRFNQPIKYLILSHDHRDHSAGGEVFADTATVIAHERAKAVIINERRPTAVPDITFSDRMTVELGGSRVELIYTGRNHSDNSIVMLFPNERTLFAVDFVSVKRLPFRNLSDSYYPDWIDSLRRVERLDFDILAPGHGAMGMKRDVADHRRYHENLYNAVVAAARAGQSLQQMKASITLDEYRDWGSYADWRELNIEGVYARVVLQRRGN